One genomic segment of Natrialbaceae archaeon AArc-T1-2 includes these proteins:
- a CDS encoding ABC transporter ATP-binding protein codes for MASEPESKRDSEPSVVLEATDLEKTYDSWLPFSPSVEVLDGASLSIHEGELLGIVGGNGSGKSTLMQILVGALDKDAGAVDRRGTIGWCPQETLLYDRLTVRETIRLFGRGYGLDRERSRARLEWLADRLGFEEYLDTRIDRLSGGNRQKVNLSVALLHEPDVLLLDEPYTGFDWNTYLAFWELAETLAAEGTAIAIISHFVENPDRFDAIYELRDGRLHREEAEEVELVGSESEGGL; via the coding sequence ATGGCGAGCGAGCCCGAATCGAAACGGGACAGCGAACCGTCGGTCGTACTCGAGGCGACGGATCTCGAGAAGACCTACGACTCGTGGCTCCCGTTCTCGCCGTCGGTAGAAGTCCTCGACGGAGCCTCGCTGTCGATTCACGAGGGCGAACTGCTCGGGATCGTCGGCGGGAACGGCTCGGGAAAGTCGACGCTGATGCAGATCCTCGTCGGCGCATTGGACAAGGATGCGGGCGCGGTCGATCGCCGGGGGACGATCGGCTGGTGTCCCCAGGAGACGCTGTTGTACGACCGGCTGACAGTCCGGGAGACGATCCGACTGTTCGGTCGAGGATACGGCCTCGACCGCGAGCGAAGCCGGGCCCGCCTCGAGTGGCTGGCCGACCGGCTCGGTTTCGAGGAGTACCTCGACACCCGGATCGATCGACTCAGCGGCGGGAATCGTCAGAAAGTGAATCTCAGCGTGGCGCTGTTACACGAGCCCGACGTGCTCTTGCTCGATGAACCCTACACGGGGTTCGACTGGAACACGTACCTCGCGTTCTGGGAACTGGCCGAGACGCTCGCGGCCGAGGGAACGGCGATTGCGATCATCAGTCACTTCGTCGAGAACCCCGATCGGTTCGACGCGATCTACGAGCTCCGGGACGGACGCCTGCATCGGGAGGAAGCCGAGGAGGTCGAGCTGGTCGGCAGCGAGAGCGAGGGCGGCCTATGA